In Paracoccaceae bacterium Fryx2, a single genomic region encodes these proteins:
- a CDS encoding MBL fold metallo-hydrolase, translating into MTLTRRHLLQAALATGLAPLLPRRLWAGSTLTLGTMQIDTLSDGHLVLPGDFILGGMPPAEMAAIMAKHGLPTDRLEPPCNVTLLRDGSSTVLFDVGAGPDFQPSAGKLAEAMDLLGVTADDITHVVFTRAHPDHLWGLLDEFDDPLFPNAAFLIGQAEYDYWTDPNTVATIGAARTTFAVGAARRLAVIADRVTFVGDGQEILPGVAARLTPGHTPGHMAFQLGAGSDAAMVVGDALGNHHVAFER; encoded by the coding sequence ATGACCCTGACCCGCCGCCACCTGCTGCAAGCCGCGCTGGCCACCGGCCTTGCCCCGCTTCTGCCGCGCCGCCTCTGGGCCGGATCGACCCTGACGCTGGGCACGATGCAGATCGACACCCTGTCCGATGGCCACCTTGTGCTGCCGGGCGATTTCATCCTCGGCGGAATGCCACCCGCGGAAATGGCGGCGATCATGGCGAAACACGGCCTGCCGACCGACCGGCTGGAGCCGCCCTGCAACGTCACCCTGCTGCGCGACGGCAGCAGCACCGTGCTGTTCGACGTGGGCGCCGGCCCCGATTTCCAGCCATCGGCTGGCAAGCTGGCCGAGGCGATGGACCTGCTGGGGGTCACGGCGGATGACATCACCCATGTCGTCTTCACCCGCGCCCACCCCGACCACCTCTGGGGGCTGCTCGACGAATTCGACGACCCGCTGTTCCCCAACGCGGCCTTCCTGATCGGGCAGGCAGAGTACGACTACTGGACCGACCCGAACACCGTGGCGACCATCGGCGCGGCCCGAACCACCTTTGCCGTGGGTGCGGCCCGGCGCCTTGCGGTCATCGCCGACCGGGTGACCTTCGTCGGCGACGGGCAGGAAATCCTGCCCGGTGTCGCGGCCCGCCTGACCCCCGGCCATACGCCGGGGCACATGGCCTTTCAGCTTGGCGCGGGGTCCGACGCTGCGATGGTGGTCGGCGATGCGCTGGGCAACCACCATGTGGCGTTCGAGCGGTGA
- a CDS encoding c-type cytochrome: protein MPTGRFLRALALAAGCLAQPAAAELIGDAQRGAHLFERQCTACHQIGAGAINRVGPQLNGIFGRRAGTAESFKYSKAMTRMGNDGLTWTLETLDPYLANPKALVSGTRMNYPGLADDTGRADLLAYLRDYSDRPRDIPEAEPTARKTTPGLDPAILALEGDAEYGAYLSSECATCHQADGSDQGIPSITGWPPEDFVVALHAYKQKLRPHPVMQMMAGRLSNEEIAALAAYFTTQGQ from the coding sequence ATGCCGACAGGCCGCTTCTTGCGCGCCCTTGCCCTTGCCGCCGGATGCCTTGCGCAACCGGCGGCAGCCGAGCTTATCGGCGACGCCCAACGCGGTGCGCACCTGTTCGAACGCCAGTGCACCGCCTGCCACCAGATCGGCGCAGGCGCGATCAACCGGGTCGGCCCGCAGCTCAACGGCATCTTCGGGCGACGGGCGGGCACGGCCGAAAGCTTCAAGTATTCCAAGGCCATGACCCGGATGGGCAACGACGGCCTGACCTGGACGCTGGAGACGCTCGACCCCTATCTTGCCAATCCCAAGGCGCTGGTTTCAGGCACGCGGATGAACTACCCCGGCTTGGCGGATGACACCGGCCGCGCCGACCTGCTGGCCTACCTGCGCGACTACTCCGACCGCCCGCGCGACATTCCCGAGGCCGAACCCACCGCCCGCAAGACGACCCCGGGCCTCGACCCCGCGATCCTGGCGCTGGAGGGCGACGCCGAATATGGCGCCTACCTTTCATCGGAATGTGCCACCTGCCATCAGGCGGACGGCAGCGATCAGGGCATCCCCTCGATCACCGGCTGGCCGCCGGAGGATTTCGTGGTGGCGCTACACGCCTACAAGCAGAAGCTGCGCCCGCATCCGGTGATGCAGATGATGGCGGGGCGGCTGTCGAACGAGGAAATCGCCGCCCTGGCCGCCTACTTCACCACGCAGGGGCAATAG
- a CDS encoding NAD(P)/FAD-dependent oxidoreductase, translating into MHLNRRLFLGSAAAATASLSAPMLWGQTKPRVVVIGGGAGGATVARYLAKDSQGALDVTLIEPNTTYTTCFFSNLYLGGFRTFESLQHGYTKLGAEGITVVHDMAAGVDRAAKTVTLAGGQVLPYDRLVLSPGIDFKDDSVPGWSLDVAEIMPHAYKAGPQTQLLRAQIEAMPQGGTFCMVAPPNPFRCPPGPYERVSMVAHVLKERNPTAKILVLDPKDKYSKQALFEEGWGKHYSGMVEWVGPDMGGNAVEVRPDSMEVLIDGEAEKVDVCNVIPGQVAGKIAALAGVTDDSGWAPVDPASMVSRADPAVWVLGDASAQGDMPKSGFSANSQAKVAAMAIRGELTGSKVFPAKYSNTCWSLIATDDGVKVGASYEPTPEKIASVESFISATGEDAALRKATYEESLGWYAGITADIFG; encoded by the coding sequence ATGCATCTGAACAGACGCCTTTTCCTCGGCTCGGCCGCAGCCGCCACCGCTTCCCTGTCGGCCCCGATGCTCTGGGGGCAGACCAAACCCCGCGTCGTGGTGATCGGCGGCGGCGCGGGCGGGGCGACCGTCGCGCGCTATCTGGCGAAGGATTCGCAGGGCGCGCTGGATGTGACGCTGATCGAGCCGAACACCACCTACACCACCTGCTTCTTTTCCAACCTATACCTCGGCGGCTTCCGCACCTTTGAAAGCCTGCAGCACGGCTACACCAAGCTTGGTGCCGAGGGCATCACCGTGGTGCATGACATGGCGGCGGGCGTGGACCGGGCGGCGAAGACCGTCACGCTGGCGGGCGGGCAGGTGCTTCCCTATGACAGGCTGGTGCTCTCGCCCGGGATCGACTTCAAGGACGACAGCGTGCCGGGCTGGTCGCTCGACGTTGCGGAAATCATGCCGCACGCCTACAAGGCCGGCCCCCAGACCCAGCTCTTGCGCGCCCAGATCGAGGCGATGCCGCAGGGCGGCACCTTCTGCATGGTGGCCCCGCCCAACCCCTTCCGCTGCCCGCCCGGCCCCTACGAGCGGGTGTCGATGGTGGCGCATGTGCTGAAAGAGCGGAACCCGACCGCCAAGATCCTCGTGCTGGACCCGAAGGACAAATACTCCAAACAGGCGCTGTTCGAGGAAGGCTGGGGCAAGCACTATTCCGGCATGGTGGAATGGGTCGGCCCCGACATGGGCGGCAATGCCGTCGAGGTTCGCCCCGACAGCATGGAAGTGCTGATCGACGGCGAGGCCGAAAAGGTCGATGTCTGCAACGTGATCCCCGGCCAGGTGGCGGGCAAGATCGCGGCGCTTGCGGGCGTCACCGACGACTCGGGCTGGGCACCGGTCGATCCGGCCAGCATGGTGTCGCGCGCAGATCCGGCGGTCTGGGTGCTGGGCGATGCCTCGGCGCAGGGCGACATGCCGAAATCGGGCTTCTCGGCCAACAGCCAGGCCAAGGTGGCGGCAATGGCGATAAGGGGCGAGTTGACCGGATCGAAGGTGTTCCCGGCGAAATACTCCAACACCTGCTGGTCGCTGATCGCGACCGATGACGGGGTCAAGGTCGGCGCCAGCTACGAGCCGACGCCGGAAAAGATCGCGAGCGTCGAAAGCTTCATCAGCGCGACGGGCGAGGATGCCGCCCTGCGCAAGGCGACTTACGAGGAAAGCCTCGGCTGGTACGCAGGCATCACCGCCGACATCTTCGGCTGA
- a CDS encoding IS3 family transposase (programmed frameshift), translating into MEQTSKKKTSKPYSPEFRERAVRLAMEHRDDYQSEAAALTAIAGKLGCSTDSLRVWMRQVQRDGGERPGPTSAEIARIKELERENRELRQANEILRKASAYFCPGGARPPVSQMTAFIEESREAFGVEPICRALQFAPSTFYDRRAIMRDPDRASARAKSDAALSLKIDAAWDANRKLYGARKIWHVLRRQGEDAARCTVERLMRHLGIRGVVRGKKVITTNPDTSLPCPDDKVNRLFMADRPNKLWVSDFTYVPTWSGTVYVAFVIDVFARRIVGWRVSTSMKTQFVLDALEQAIWQRKTPDNKSLVHHSDRGSQYLSIKYTERLAKAEIDLSVGTVGDAYDNALAECVIGLFKTEVINQIGPWKSMREVEWETLKWIDWYNNRRLLGPIGYIPPAEAEEAFYANLNSLDMVA; encoded by the exons ATGGAACAGACCTCAAAGAAGAAGACCTCGAAGCCGTATTCACCTGAGTTCCGCGAGCGTGCGGTGCGGCTGGCGATGGAACACCGCGATGATTATCAGAGCGAGGCTGCGGCGCTGACGGCGATTGCAGGTAAATTGGGCTGTTCGACGGACAGCCTTCGCGTCTGGATGCGACAGGTCCAGCGCGATGGTGGCGAACGGCCGGGACCTACCAGCGCTGAGATCGCGCGGATCAAAGAGCTTGAGCGCGAGAACCGGGAACTGCGGCAAGCGAACGAGATTCTGCGCAAAGCTTCAGCGTATT TTTGCCCAGGCGGAGCTCGACCGCCCGTTTCGCAAATGACTGCTTTCATTGAGGAAAGCCGAGAGGCATTCGGGGTCGAGCCGATCTGCAGGGCACTGCAGTTTGCCCCTTCCACCTTTTATGACCGGCGGGCGATCATGCGTGATCCTGACCGGGCCTCGGCCCGGGCCAAATCGGATGCCGCCCTGAGCCTCAAGATCGACGCGGCCTGGGATGCCAACCGCAAGCTCTATGGCGCGCGGAAGATCTGGCATGTTTTGCGACGGCAGGGTGAAGACGCCGCCCGCTGCACCGTGGAACGATTGATGCGCCATCTGGGCATCAGGGGCGTGGTCCGTGGCAAGAAGGTCATCACGACCAATCCTGACACGTCTCTGCCTTGCCCGGACGACAAGGTGAACCGGCTGTTCATGGCGGATCGGCCGAACAAGCTGTGGGTTTCAGATTTCACCTATGTGCCCACATGGTCCGGCACCGTCTACGTGGCCTTCGTCATCGACGTCTTTGCACGTCGTATTGTCGGTTGGCGCGTCTCGACATCGATGAAGACCCAGTTTGTGCTCGACGCGCTGGAGCAAGCGATCTGGCAAAGAAAGACGCCGGATAACAAGAGCTTGGTCCACCATTCGGACCGCGGATCACAATACCTGTCGATCAAATACACCGAACGCCTGGCCAAGGCCGAGATCGACCTTTCCGTTGGAACAGTTGGCGATGCCTATGACAACGCCTTGGCTGAATGCGTCATCGGCCTGTTCAAGACAGAGGTCATCAACCAGATCGGCCCCTGGAAATCAATGCGCGAGGTCGAATGGGAAACGCTGAAATGGATCGATTGGTATAACAACCGCCGCCTGCTTGGCCCAATCGGATACATCCCACCCGCAGAAGCAGAGGAGGCGTTCTATGCAAACCTGAACTCACTCGATATGGTCGCGTAG